From the Chitinophagales bacterium genome, the window TACAAAGTAGTTTGTTTCACCCTGCCAAAAGAAGTTTTTTAGTACTTCATGATAGTGTAGGCTTACATATTTTCCTTCGCAGTTTTTAAGTTGTTGTGCTGTGGCTTCATCTTTTACAGAAAAATGCCAGATGAGATTTACACCAACTGTTTCGGGACTTGGCTGTAAGCCCCCAATATTAAGTTCGCCTTCATACGTTTTAAAGAAATAGCCTTCTTTGTGGAATTTAATGAGCAGCCCTGCTGCGGTTTCCTTCGCTGTAAGTATAGCCGCTAATAAAGTAAGCTATTACAGCAATTACAATTAAAATAAACGCAAACCATAGGAAGATTTTAGTAAGGAGGCTTTTAATAGAATTAGTATCCATAATTAAGAGTTTAAATTGTTATCTAGTCGCAGTTGTACTGTTTTTATACTCTGTGTACACCTCTCTTACAATACCATCGCTCAAACCGATTTTTGGAACGTATATTTTTTTTGAATTGGTGCAGCGCATGAGTGTAAGAAAAATTTCTCCGGCAGGAATAATTACATCGGCACGGTCGGGGTTTAAATCTAAGAGTTTAATGCGATCGTCTATGGAAAAAGATTTTATGTGTTGAACTATTTCGTTCAATGTATCAAAACTCATGGCTTTGCCGGATTTTAGCTGTGCAATTTTCGATATGCGGTTAATGTTTCCACCGGAGCCAATCATCGAAAAATTTTCAACTCCTTTTAGTTGTTTTTTCAACCAATCTTTTAGGAGTTTCCAATCTTTTGGGGTTACTTGATTTTGTAAAATTCTAATGGTGCCGATATTGAATGATGTGGCGGCTATGGCTTCTTTATTCACAAAAATAGTAATTTCTGTGCTGCCGCCACCAACATCTACAAATACACAGTTGGTACCTATTTTGGCAGCTTGTGCATGTTGGCTGTTAAATATCATACTGGCTTCGCTGTTGCCGGTAATAATGCCAATTTCTATACCGGCTTCTTCGCGTATACGCTTTACGATTTCTTTTCCGTTTTTGGCCTCGCGCATGGCGCTGGTGGCGCAGCCTTTGTAGTGTACTACTTCGTTGGCAATCATAAGGTGTTTAAACCCTTTCATGGCTTCAACCAATCTATCTACTGTGGCTTTGGGAATTTTATGTTCAGAAAATGCAGTGCCGCCCAAGCGAACGGGTACTCTAATGAGTGCACTTTTTTTAAATAGGGGAGTAGTGCCGTTTTCTACCACATTAGCAATGAGTAAACGAACAGAGTTGGAGCCAATATCTATGGCTGCTACTTTTTTAATTTCCAATGCGCGTTATTTTCAATCAAAAAACATTTCAAAAATTTTGAAACCGAAATAGAGTTTTCAACGCGTGTGGAAGTTACCGAAGATGCTGTAATGTGCCGGGTTCGGCATCTATTTCAATTGTCTTAAAAGGGGCGTTTGCTCCTTTTAAAATAGTTATCTTGGATTTTGGAACTTTGAGTTGCTGGCTTAAAAACTGAATGAGTTCTTTGTTGGCTTTGCCTTCGGTAGCAGGTGCTTTTACTTTTACAACTATTTTGCCTGGTTCGGGAGTTGTAATTTCGTTTTGCTTACTGCCTGCTTTTACCTGAATATGAAGGGTAACCATGCTGTTGTTATTCAGCAAGCGTAAACGATTGCTGCTCAAAAAAATGAGGATAATGTGCTTTTAATTCTGCCACAAATAAATCGTATGGGAAATCGGCAAATTGGCCGTATTCGTGCAGGTATTCCATGTATTGCTTTCCATCTCCGGTAAACTGTTGGAAAACAGAATGGTGAACTCCGTCAAAATCTAAAGCGGGTACATTAAATTTTTGGCAGAGCGATTGGTTGAATGCGGGAGTGCATTTTACCCAATTCCCATCAATTAAAAACTCGTTGTAGCCGTGAAAAACAAATTTGTCGGTACGCAGTTGTTCGCGAAATTTTTCGGTGGAAATATGGTTGCGAACAATAGAGAAACCTAGGCGCGATGGTATGCCGTGTACTCTTCCAACGGCTGCCAGCAGGAGCGATTTTTCTACGCAATATCCCGATTTTCGTTCGAGTGTTTGGCTGGCCGAAATTTGTTTGGGATCTAAAACCAAATGGTAGGGCGAATACCAAATTTCATCGCGTACGGCATAGTATAAATCTACTGCTTTTTCGCGATCCGACTTACCGGCCTTGGTTCTGGTTTGTGCAAATTCAATTACGCTTGGGTGGTTGGAGTCTATAAATTCTGTTGCCCTTAAATATTCATTCATCATGTTACATTATTCGCTTCGGTACAAGTATATTCTTTTTTAGTTGGCTAATTCGCTCATGAATTTCATGCGTATGAGGTGTATATTTTCGATGTCCACATCATCGTTTTCAAATTCGTTGTAAGCGGCATCTAATGAGTCGGTTGGTGCGGTACGGAAATAGTCGAAAATATCTTTTACCAAGTCTTCGTCCATTACATCAAACAAGTAATAGTCTAAGTTTAACTTGGTGCCGCTGTTTACAATGCTTTCGAGTTCTTGTATTAGCTCGCTCTTTTTCATGTTCATGTTGCGGGCAATATCTTCGATGCTAAGGCGCTTATCAATCATTTGAATGATTTTTATTTTTTCTGCGCCTTTGCTTGCCACTCCTTTTACAGTAAAGTCTGCCGGCCGGTCTATTTCGTTTTCTTCTACATATTTACTAATGAGTGCAATAAACGGCTTGCCGTATTTTTCGGCTTTGCCTTTGCTTACGCCATTTATGGTTGCAAGTTCATCTAAAGTTATTGGGTATCGAGTAGCCATTTCTTCGAGCGAAAACTCTTGGAAAATTACATAAGGTGGAAGGTTGAACTGCTTGCCTGTTTTTACTTGCAGGTCTTTTAGCATTTTAAAGAGGGTATCGTCTAATGCTGCAGTTTGTTTTCCCGAAAGTTCGGTAACTATATCGGTTGCATCGTCTTCATAGTTATGGTTTTTACTTACCTTAATGCTGAATGGTTTTTTAAGATATTCTAAACTTTTCTTGTTTAGTTTGAGCATGCCGTATTGCTCAATGTCTTTATCTATTAGTCCACGCATCATGGCATTGCGTATTACGGCATTCCAGTAGGCATCGTCATATTCTGCGCCAATGCCAAACCAGTCTTGTTTATCGTATTTAAAGTCGGTAACTTCTTTTACTTTTTTGCCTGTAATTAGTTTTACGATGTAAGGTAAATCGTGGTTTTCTTTTACTACTTGAATTACTTTAATGGCTTGCTGTACTTGCTTTTGTACTTCAATTTTTTCTTTCGGATGGCGGCAGTTATCGCACATGCCGTTGCAACTGTTTTCGCCAAATTCTTCGCCAAAGTAGTGTAGTAAAAATTTTCTGCGGCAACCGGAATCTTCTATGTATGCTACTGTTTCGTTTACTAACTGCAATCCTCTTTCGCGCTCTGCTACTGTTTTGTCGCGCAGTAGTTTTTCGAGCTTCGAAATATCTTTGTAACTAAAGTAGGTAATGCATTCTCCGTCTAAACCATCGCGTCCTGCTCGTCCGGTTTCTTGGTAATAGTTTTCTAGCGATTTTGGAATATCGTAGTGAATAATATAGCGAATATCCGGTTTGTCTATACCCATTCCAAATGCAATGGTGGCAACAATTACGTCAATTTCTTCCATAAGGAAGGCATCTTGTATGCCTGCTCTTTTTTTGGTGTCTAAGCCTGCGTGGTAGGCATCGGCTTTTATACCGTTTACGCGTAATACACTGGCCAAATCATCGGCTGTTTTTCTATTGATTACATAGATAATACCACTTTTCCCGGTACGTTGTTTAATGAACTGCACCATGTTTTTTATAGCGAGGTTGGGATTCTTTTTGGTGCGGATTTCATAGTACAAGTTGGGGCGATTAAAACTTGACATGAAAATATTGGGGTCTCGCAGATCGAGTGTTTTTACAATGTCATTTTGTACTTTTGGCGTAGCTGTGGCGGTGAGCGCCATAATAGGAATATTGTCTCCCAACTTCTCTATTACTTCCCTAATTT encodes:
- a CDS encoding ethanolamine ammonia-lyase reactivating factor EutA; its protein translation is MEIKKVAAIDIGSNSVRLLIANVVENGTTPLFKKSALIRVPVRLGGTAFSEHKIPKATVDRLVEAMKGFKHLMIANEVVHYKGCATSAMREAKNGKEIVKRIREEAGIEIGIITGNSEASMIFNSQHAQAAKIGTNCVFVDVGGGSTEITIFVNKEAIAATSFNIGTIRILQNQVTPKDWKLLKDWLKKQLKGVENFSMIGSGGNINRISKIAQLKSGKAMSFDTLNEIVQHIKSFSIDDRIKLLDLNPDRADVIIPAGEIFLTLMRCTNSKKIYVPKIGLSDGIVREVYTEYKNSTTATR
- a CDS encoding DUF167 domain-containing protein, whose amino-acid sequence is MVTLHIQVKAGSKQNEITTPEPGKIVVKVKAPATEGKANKELIQFLSQQLKVPKSKITILKGANAPFKTIEIDAEPGTLQHLR
- a CDS encoding transglutaminase family protein, yielding MMNEYLRATEFIDSNHPSVIEFAQTRTKAGKSDREKAVDLYYAVRDEIWYSPYHLVLDPKQISASQTLERKSGYCVEKSLLLAAVGRVHGIPSRLGFSIVRNHISTEKFREQLRTDKFVFHGYNEFLIDGNWVKCTPAFNQSLCQKFNVPALDFDGVHHSVFQQFTGDGKQYMEYLHEYGQFADFPYDLFVAELKAHYPHFFEQQSFTLAE
- the recQ gene encoding DNA helicase RecQ, which codes for MQVDEQTLTEALQENFGFNQFKGNQENIIRSVLEGKDTLVLMPTGGGKSLCYQLPAVIQEGVAIIISPLIALMKNQVDLVRNYSAKDDIAHFLNSSLNKTQRTQVIKDVHDGKTKLLYVAPETLNKEETIEIFSAVKVSFIAVDEAHCISEWGHDFRPEYRKIREVIEKLGDNIPIMALTATATPKVQNDIVKTLDLRDPNIFMSSFNRPNLYYEIRTKKNPNLAIKNMVQFIKQRTGKSGIIYVINRKTADDLASVLRVNGIKADAYHAGLDTKKRAGIQDAFLMEEIDVIVATIAFGMGIDKPDIRYIIHYDIPKSLENYYQETGRAGRDGLDGECITYFSYKDISKLEKLLRDKTVAERERGLQLVNETVAYIEDSGCRRKFLLHYFGEEFGENSCNGMCDNCRHPKEKIEVQKQVQQAIKVIQVVKENHDLPYIVKLITGKKVKEVTDFKYDKQDWFGIGAEYDDAYWNAVIRNAMMRGLIDKDIEQYGMLKLNKKSLEYLKKPFSIKVSKNHNYEDDATDIVTELSGKQTAALDDTLFKMLKDLQVKTGKQFNLPPYVIFQEFSLEEMATRYPITLDELATINGVSKGKAEKYGKPFIALISKYVEENEIDRPADFTVKGVASKGAEKIKIIQMIDKRLSIEDIARNMNMKKSELIQELESIVNSGTKLNLDYYLFDVMDEDLVKDIFDYFRTAPTDSLDAAYNEFENDDVDIENIHLIRMKFMSELAN